A region from the Ciconia boyciana chromosome 1, ASM3463844v1, whole genome shotgun sequence genome encodes:
- the CRELD2 gene encoding protein disulfide isomerase CRELD2 isoform X1, with product MDLKLLKSSCLPVLMMAAAREADGHRSVGQLSTTPPTQRSAYARGSNWSGAWRALIGPRSSSPLPPPTSACGWSAWWITLTTAIFCKGLADTAKKNFGGGNTAWEEKTLSKYESSEIRLVEIIENLCDSSNFECNNMVEEHEEHIEKWWFKLKKKYPDLFKWFCIETIEVCCPAGTYGPDCLACHGGSERPCHGNGHCDGDGTRGGDGSCSCNKEYTGDFCLDCSDGYFSTLRNETHSVCTACHAACKTCTGSSNKDCQDCKEGWIKNEAAACVDLDECAASPCKDHQYCLNTDGSFSCKACDASCIGCTGEGPDKCKTCASGYMEEDKKCTDIDECNLPEKVCVKENQDCVNTSGSYKCVCSEGFEDKDGTCVQTVKTGEEVESETTEPSPTGHDDL from the exons ATGGATCTGAAGCTCTTAAAGAGCTCGTGCCTGCCCGTTCTCATGATGGCGGCGGCGCGCGAGGCCGATGGGCATCGCTCTGTCGGACAGCTCTCTACCACGCCCCCCACTCAGCGCTCTGCGTACGCGAGGGGCTCCAATTGGTCCGGAGCGTGGCGGGCGCTGATTGGACCAcgttcctcctctcccctgcctccaccAACGAGCGCCTGCGGCTGGAGC GCTTGGTGGATCACTTTAACTACGGCGATTTTTTGCAAG GGATTAGCAGATACAGCTAAAAAGAACTTTGGTGGTGGAAACACTGCTTGGGAAGAGAAGACGCTGTCTAAGTATGAGTCCAG TGAAATTCGTCTTGTAGAGATCATAGAGAATTTGTGTGACAGTAGTAACTTTGAATGTAACAACATGGTAGAAGAACATGAAGAACATATAGAGAAATGGTGGTTCAAACT AAAGAAGAAGTATCCTGATTTGTTTAAGTGGTTTTGCATAGAAACAATAGAAGTTTGCTGCCCTGCTGGAACTTATGGACCAGATTGCCTTG CTTGTCATGGTGGATCAGAAAGACCTTGCCATGGAAATGGCCACTGTGATGGTGACGGTACCCGAGGTGGAGATGGCTCATGTAGCTGTAACAAGGAGTACACAGGAGATTTTTGTTTGGACTGTTCTGATGGTTACTTCAGTACCTTGAGAAATGAGACGCATTCTGTTTGTACAG CCTGCCACGCTGCCTGTAAGACTTGTACTGGTTCAAGTAACAAGGACTGCCAAGACTGTAAAGAAGGCTGgattaaaaatgaagcagcagcttgtgTGG ATTTAGATGAGtgtgctgcttctccttgcAAAGATCACCAGTATTGTTTGAACACAGATGGATCTTTCTCATGcaaag cATGTGATGCCAGCTGCATAGGTTGCACAGGGGAAGGTCCTGACAAGTGTAAGACCTGCGCATCTGGATACATGGAGGAAGATAAAAAGTGTACAG ATATAGATGAATGTAACCTTCCTGAAAAGGTCTGCGTGAAAGAGAATCAAGACTGTGTTAATACTTCAGGTAGTTACAAGTGTGTATGTTCAGAAGGATTTGAAGATAAGGATGGAACATGTGttcaaactgtaaaaacag GAGAGGAAGTAGAGAGTGAAACAACTGAGCCTTCACCTACTGGACATGATGACTTATGA
- the CRELD2 gene encoding protein disulfide isomerase CRELD2 isoform X2, producing MGPGPASRPGRTPLAVALCAALLMLPPALGAGERRRLACSTCRGIVDRFNQGLADTAKKNFGGGNTAWEEKTLSKYESSEIRLVEIIENLCDSSNFECNNMVEEHEEHIEKWWFKLKKKYPDLFKWFCIETIEVCCPAGTYGPDCLACHGGSERPCHGNGHCDGDGTRGGDGSCSCNKEYTGDFCLDCSDGYFSTLRNETHSVCTACHAACKTCTGSSNKDCQDCKEGWIKNEAAACVDLDECAASPCKDHQYCLNTDGSFSCKACDASCIGCTGEGPDKCKTCASGYMEEDKKCTDIDECNLPEKVCVKENQDCVNTSGSYKCVCSEGFEDKDGTCVQTVKTGEEVESETTEPSPTGHDDL from the exons AtggggcccggccccgcgtcTCGCCCGGGCCGGACGCCGCTGGCCGTGGCGCTCTGCGCTGCCCTGTTGATGCTGCCGCCCGCCCTGGGCGCTGGCGAGCGGCGGCGCCTGGCGTGTTCCACCTGCCGCGGCATCGTAGACAGGTTCAACCAG GGATTAGCAGATACAGCTAAAAAGAACTTTGGTGGTGGAAACACTGCTTGGGAAGAGAAGACGCTGTCTAAGTATGAGTCCAG TGAAATTCGTCTTGTAGAGATCATAGAGAATTTGTGTGACAGTAGTAACTTTGAATGTAACAACATGGTAGAAGAACATGAAGAACATATAGAGAAATGGTGGTTCAAACT AAAGAAGAAGTATCCTGATTTGTTTAAGTGGTTTTGCATAGAAACAATAGAAGTTTGCTGCCCTGCTGGAACTTATGGACCAGATTGCCTTG CTTGTCATGGTGGATCAGAAAGACCTTGCCATGGAAATGGCCACTGTGATGGTGACGGTACCCGAGGTGGAGATGGCTCATGTAGCTGTAACAAGGAGTACACAGGAGATTTTTGTTTGGACTGTTCTGATGGTTACTTCAGTACCTTGAGAAATGAGACGCATTCTGTTTGTACAG CCTGCCACGCTGCCTGTAAGACTTGTACTGGTTCAAGTAACAAGGACTGCCAAGACTGTAAAGAAGGCTGgattaaaaatgaagcagcagcttgtgTGG ATTTAGATGAGtgtgctgcttctccttgcAAAGATCACCAGTATTGTTTGAACACAGATGGATCTTTCTCATGcaaag cATGTGATGCCAGCTGCATAGGTTGCACAGGGGAAGGTCCTGACAAGTGTAAGACCTGCGCATCTGGATACATGGAGGAAGATAAAAAGTGTACAG ATATAGATGAATGTAACCTTCCTGAAAAGGTCTGCGTGAAAGAGAATCAAGACTGTGTTAATACTTCAGGTAGTTACAAGTGTGTATGTTCAGAAGGATTTGAAGATAAGGATGGAACATGTGttcaaactgtaaaaacag GAGAGGAAGTAGAGAGTGAAACAACTGAGCCTTCACCTACTGGACATGATGACTTATGA